Part of the Melitaea cinxia chromosome 6, ilMelCinx1.1, whole genome shotgun sequence genome is shown below.
TAGCAGTATACACATGTAAAGCAAGCTGTGACACTGGACCTGCATATAAAGAagagtatttaataaaacaagatttaacaaaatgaacaatttaataaactgttattcatatttaactaccactatcatcttgttttttcTTCTTCCCATAATCTTCcgatatatataacaataaatcgTTTAATCCGCTAAATTCTGTCCTTGATTGTGGTGGATTATTTTTTGGTAGAATAGGTAAAATGTTACccatttttattctaaaatctTTGagctgaaaaaaattataaaaattgtgtttgctgacaaAGGAaataaaactaacttcaatcacattaacaagtaatacaacgtaggtagatgaaataatagttaagtaaacacacattatcaaagattactccaaaggttgtaatcagatctcgatgaaatttaaatgtgaccacatgataaaaattggctttcgattaaattaaaaatcatcaaaattggtacatccaatCCATccaaaagttatgcgaattttcgagggtttccctcgatttctctgggatctcagatcctggtttccttatcatggtaccacacttaggatatctcctttccaacaaaaaaataattattaaaatcggttcataaacgacaaagttatccctgaacatacataaaaaaaatatatatggtagaattgagtaacctactccttttttgaattttacatGTTGTTAAGACTGCATTtaaaatattgagaaaaaaaaaatagtgatctTTTATAGTACCATGgagtatcaaataaatattcttaaaaaaaaatctaaaatatataattacaaagtaACATACATCTTTAGCACCTGATAATTTCCATATACCGTAACATAAACAAGTTGTACCACCAATGGCATATAATGTACCCCATCCAAGAGCTCTCAGAGCAAGCATGGCACCTGCATCTGCTAACTCAACACTTCCATGTAAACCTTAAACGTAAAAatactttgttttaaaataaagtaatattaattatgctGTGTATTGTACTGTTTAAATTAAACATACTAAAATGCTCGAAtacctttattaaaatatttagggtCTGTTTTCTTGGCTGCTGATAAGGTTGCACTAAAGCCAACAAAAGCTGATATTCCTGCAATAGTAGCTAGAAATGTACCCGCTGCAATGTAAtacaataacattattaaatcattcttacaataatttaattattatgtaaataaatatatatttttaattactaagaatataattaaaacaagtgtagcgacatctatagCGCGACATGCAaactagagaaaaactgacgtatcctacatcacgctataaaagttatcaaagtgattgagtatatatacaagaacccgacaaaaACCGCCGGGCCagtcctccgaccagacgggtgttgtgtgacatctatcgcgcgacatGGAAACTAGacaaaaactgacgtatcctacatcgcgctataaaagttatcaaagtgattgagtcaAGACaagggctaagatctagactaggtaaaaccgaattagaaaaaaccgaattatggggtttttgggtcccagggtggagggtgtaggggaatctatacaaggtaacactgtcacatcTCAAAatcccatggttatggagatatccatggttaaagttttgaggttagaagaagaatttaaagctattataatacctttgagctcgtactgtttgcattgtgtgacaaatcgacacttttaaacaaaataacgcgtcagacataatattctaataaaattagtaacattgcgtgctagaatataggtttagaaattcgaaaaatacccaaaaccgaatcggagcaccccactgtccacgtggtcttggtctgtcctacccctagtgttttttttgtgccgcggaggcgcggagggagggcagccctcgcccgccgtgcgaaagcgcgcgaacgaatgcgtagaggagcggctgcggaacggagcatgagtgagcgtgctttcgcacgcaaaggcggaagggctgcacttcccgcagcgccggagccaagcgttcctctaactttcgatattcttcttctaacctcaaaactttaaccatggatatctccatgaccatggggttctgaggtgtgacagtggtaccagagGTAGCgttcccccccccccttccccccacggtcccgaaattcggttttacctaatctaaagctttaccaagacaagaacccgacaacaaccgtcggggcagtagcccaccagacacagcTTCCGTCTGGCCAGAGGATTCTCCCTTTTCCTCACACCATGGTCTGCACCCccaaacaagaaatattttctaaaatattataaaagttaatttaagcCAAATCTAACAAAGGCTGTAGTAAGTAAATGTACAAATGCAAAGGTTAAAAATTTGACCAAAATAAGCATCACATAACTTTTATTCGTTGAAGTCGTTCTTCATCAGCCATTGTTTAGCAATTACAATCACATTAGTCCATTAATACATGTCTGATGTTTCATACAATAAACTTTGTGATTATATAAACAAACTTCACAAGTTCACACCGCTATTTAGACATTTCATTCTGTGATTCTGACACCGACTGAAGTATTTTACTCTTTGGACTGAagtctaatattatattatagtcaatttttattataaacgacaattattttgttctcattacagatttttttttgtgtttaataatCTAGGTATTATCAAGATacgaatttttttgttgattcatagatttttttttgtgatagaattagaatataaatattggATTTTTCTTGAAGTACGTCCATAGAGTAACAcagaggggagtagccatgcaCAGGCGTTACCCTCTGTCAAGGTGTAAGTCCAATTGGTCCTACGCGTACATTataactagttgcagccgcactgatcactagactaaatctagttgcggattggtttaccaacacaggcctctcgccctcatacaatatgcagATCGGTGGAGCGACTGAtccgagtctatttccgagaagttgcTGTCGTCGAGCAATAGTGTTGTTATCAGTTTGTTTATaaatagttatcgataaaaacggcaaaggcaaagaGGAAGAGACAGACATGTGagattctgatttatttataatataatattgcgagcttaatttaaaatatacagttttacaataaaattgcattaaatttaatataatacaatacttacgagtattaacatattttactagaattacttagtgtgaatttcgaccataatgttcatattaatttttgcaGGTTTCCTAAAGATCCGAAAGTAAGAGGCGtacatggattttttttttgtaataacagaCTAACCTGGATGCCCACTACAAAAAGTGCAATAGTGCATTTCTTtcttaatgaaaaaagaaaacccacaaaaatgtatttgaaatatttatagaaaactaatcaattttaaaaaccagtAATAGAAACAACTGTCACTagtttttacgcttcagcctgtattatcccactactgggcataggcctctttccatatataggagaaggattagagcttaatccaccacgctgctccaatgcgggttggcgcatatattccctactatgagtaacgatcgctatcaggtgtacgtgataacaaccgggaccgacggcttaacgtgccctccgaggcacggtggggagacccacaaggactgcacaaacaccaagaccacggcaaacacctgtatggccaatacaaatgtttgtcatgagcggggatcgaacccgcaatcgccaacgcaacaggcacaatccatggctgtaaccgttgcgccaacgcggcgtcctagtttttaaaatgatataaacatttagtttatttttgacacAGTAATTTGTTATTGgagtacataataaataaagtccaactttatttaaaaacctaATTTCCCTAACCTAAtaacttgaatttatcgataatgcgtaTTGATAGTTGTTACGACCACGGCTGTAAGTAACTTGTCGGACTTCCGCTTAAGGCTGAGTGCTAGTTGCAAGGATTTGATAGTAACCTTGTAATAACTAAGTGTTTTCGTTATTGTTGTTGTGTTTTGTATAGTTACCTTAGTGTCTTTTGTGTTGTGTTGTAGTGTAGTGTTGTCTTGTCTTTTGTATAGTTACCTTTACCTtagttgtttgttttatattatatattgtgcACGTCATATTGTAACTGTATGTAgtctttgtttttaaaatggatACTGATCCGCCGGACCCCAGCGGAGGTTATGTTACTCCTCCACATTTGACCTTAAGTGTAAATGAGAACTCAAATAATCGTCTTAAAAGCCCAAATACGGTATGTCCTGATTCATTTAATACtgctaaaaaaacaaatagcttACATAACCCGGCTTCTTCCGCACAACTAAATAACTTAAGACcagaatttgaaaataaaaaacttaaatacaaCACTGATGCTCGAGCCCCTTATATTGTACACGTCTCAAAACCTGAACCGGAACCTCGGTCTGGCACCACTCTCCATCCAACAGAGTTTGGTCGCTttctctttaaaaataatttgtcaaaaaTGTGTTGAAAATGTGTCAATGGATGGCGTAAAAAAGATTGGCCGTAACCAAGTGTCAGTAGAGTTTAAGACAGCAGCTGATGCTAATTCTTTCATTGACTCTTCTGTCCTCTTAAAGGCAGGATTCTCCGCATGCCGTCTTACAGCGTATCTCGCATGGGCTTAGTTAGGAATGTTCCAGTGGAATGGTCACTGGAGGAATTAGTTCAGAATTTAAAAGTTCCAATGGGTTTTGGTGAGGTTGTTCGCGCTCGTAGATTGAACCGTAAATCAGTCTCTGAATCCAAAATGACTGTGTGGATCCCTACATAAACCATAGACATAACTTTTTCTGGTCAAAAACTCCCTCCTTATGTATACGCTTTCTACACTTCTCTTCCGGTTGTAACGTACATCCTCCCCACAATTCAATGTAACAGATGCTGTAGGTTTTGCCACATCAAGACTGTTTGTAGATCATCTCCAAGATGCTTCAAATGCTCTCAATCACATGAAGGTGATTCTTGTGTTTCCCAGAGTCCCACCTGTCTCCATTGTTCCGGGTCCAATCCAGCGAATGATCCTTAGTGCCCTGAAGCTGCTAGacagaaagaaataaaaattgttatgtcTCAGGAGAATATCTCCTACCTAGAAGCTTCAGCCAGATTCCCTAAGGTCCGTAGATCATTTATGAATGCTACAATATCTACTCACCCGTCACTCTAATTCCCGTCAAAAAGTGCCTCCATCTTCCACTGTATCCTACAAAAAAACAGTCTTTAAATCTTCTTAATCCTATTTCTTCTCCCTCTCCTGGTTATGATAAACTGGCTCATCAGTCTATTGCTCAAACCCCCTCTACAcagacacagatttatataattcattaaatcaaaacatggctgcaatagatttatttaacaatttgaagcaaaaaaggagtaaatatatttaaaactataaacagatttttattttcgcatactcattttacctatattaaattaattgtgtttaatcccatttaataaaattttcagggactttttttaaaaagtgtcaacacttcactcactcacacatatttaaaaaagtggcttcacttttttgttctaagtgcgttatctattctttttaattgatttatgattgtaggctgtatggattatagtcctttgcctttccctattggggataaattttaaaacaacatatcaacgatattgtagaaaaattgaccgttggctTTGTTTAAACGTAGTTATGGAATCAATGGTTGGAAAAATGCTTTGACCTTAGCGAAGATAACTGGCTTTTAATACTTCCTAACGTGTCCTTAAAAAATGTggttaaatttgaacattttgaaatgataattataaaaactaaattactagACAGATCAAATATTAAGATGCACGATATATATACTTACCAAATGTATAAAACTTAGAgatccaaaaaaaaatcactaatgatgataaagaattttcagtgaaaagtacagttgaaaatggcaatatttacttaaaaaagcttaccaaatacataaaaaaaatatttcttagttACTCTCTGTTCCCACCACTTCAGCTTTCactgaaagggtttttttaAGTAATGAATCTAGTGGCGAGAAGAGAGAAATAGagcgtcaataaatttaacTAGAAacgaattgtttatttatataaatttaaatgttgatTGTTAAACGAGTTTGAAACAtgtaaacataacaaaaaatgttaGCATGTGCTTATggcacacaaaaatacgtttttaaagcaataaaaacataaaatttgaaaaatagttttttttcatccaaatatttttttttcctatccaaaccattttatacgtttttttttttgtcaaaaaaagttggcaTCCCtacgggtcggtgaccgcagggctggctttgtcgcaccgaagacgctgctgcccgtcttcggcctgtgtatttcaaagccagcagttggatggctatcccgccttCGGCCGGCTttacaagttccaaggtggtagtggaactgtgttatcttctgtggttatattcttcattgccgtaaccacacagccaataaaattagtgtctgttcgtaatattaaaataaccgttttttattaaatgcatatgcacaataacattttttacaatttgtgtgtctgtctgtttgttccggctaatctctgagggttggaccgattttgactggactttcactggcaggtagctgatgtagtaaggagtaacttaggccatttttattttagaaataaatttattttataactctgcgaattgaactaactttctgttaaattccacgcagacgaagttacgggcagctagtaatctaatatataaaattctcgtgtcgcggtgtttgtagttaaactcctccgaaacggctttaccaattcttatgaaattttgtgtgcatatcgggtaggtgtgagaatcgaacatctatttttcatacccctaagttataagggggggttaagagggttaatagaatattatgaaattttgtgtgcgtatcgggtaggtttgaaaatcagtcaacatctatttttcatttctcAAGTTATAagtagggggggggggatttacaaggttaataaaatatatagtaaaaaacgtttgcggggtcagctagtataactaTAAATTCTGTGTAatggattttattataaacttttctGTAAAGAATGTTATTGTAATGTACCTAAGTAGAGAATGCAATCCCGCGGTTCCGCAATTTTCCAGCCTGAATTCGCATAACAATATGTACAGCACGAACAGTGTTGGATTTCGTagtataattatactatttgtACCATTATTTCATGACTTGTAGTATAATATGTAGTATCGTAAAGCAAGGATACTACGCCGTCAGTTGTTATcagggttcgccaaaccgattcataaaggtaaccgtttgaaacggttaccgtatgaatcggttaccgattgaaaaggttaccgttttatttcggttccaaaaccgtaataaaacggttaccgattaaactgtaataccgaaatataacgttatgtatttcggttttaaatgattcgaagaagtaacagagggtgacaaaatctgtgagccatcgtttgaaatgaagaatctgcaatgttcctttgcttttattgataatgcttggtttttcataagactggcttctttaactatgaaagtaattaagttttttgttttgaattattcgttatatgcaatgtaaacattaacgaaaaagagatgaaaacttgctcgcgccacgcctggggcctgtcgtctatcacgaataaataagttttaagtaaaatcacgcaacacacgggagcgaatgagatagagatatgatgtacgttcggaccgcaatccgagctagcgcagcgcagctacaagaacgggaattgcccgcttaaacttacgacgcgaatgttatgcctactaccggtttatttcgatactgtattaccgatatgattcggttaccgaatgattctcttaccgttattttgattcgataagtaccgttttataaaggtaaataacccataccggaatatccctggttgttatttattatacaaatcaATACATTTTCGATTACCGCAACTTCCAGCTACGAGCCACTACCATTTACAGCTGTCTGTCTGACATGTGCAGCAAAATACGATTAAATGTAAAAGATAGATAaccttaaataatttatgtaggTATACTATGAAACCAATTTCAGAAGCAAGTGTCcgaatctaatatttttttcacacttaaattcaaataatgtagATTTTAGGCATTATTTCCGATCAAAATATACTATTTGTTTCTTCTAAGTAAAATTCTATTGTTTCATTTACTgacttagaaaataattttgtggaCAGATAattcacaatattttaatattgtacaaTGCTGCAAATCTTGCGGATTGGCAAGATTGTCTTTTAGGTGCTGGATTGCATTCCCTAAATGTAAGGTAAGCTTTTACATGATTATgggatatttaaaaatgacaggtaattattgattttattttatttatgtaggatCTTATAtctaaatagaaaattttaatagtgacaaaaaaaatcacatagCTATTAACTTACTATCGTTTTGTATTTATGGAAgctatattacattaaatttaaaactttacatCATCTTTATAAAACAGATACAGTATTAAATACATGTAGTAATAGtataaactaatatttacaAATCGATGAAACaactatacatttttattatattaataataatttaatatattggaTAAATGGACAGGCAACATTGTTAACAttcatttcttttaaactttttgtttgACTCAGTCACCACGtcttccattttatttaatcttctCATTTTGAGAAATGAATTA
Proteins encoded:
- the LOC123654327 gene encoding transmembrane protein 242 isoform X1; the protein is MADEERLQRIKAGTFLATIAGISAFVGFSATLSAAKKTDPKYFNKGLHGSVELADAGAMLALRALGWGTLYAIGGTTCLCYGIWKLSGAKDLKDFRIKMGNILPILPKNNPPQSRTEFSGLNDLLLYISEDYGKKKKQDDSGS
- the LOC123654327 gene encoding transmembrane protein 242 isoform X2 → MADEERLQRIKAGTFLATIAGISAFVGFSATLSAAKKTDPKYFNKGLHGSVELADAGAMLALRALGWGTLYAIGGTTCLCYGIWKLSAQRF